From a region of the Balaenoptera ricei isolate mBalRic1 chromosome 11, mBalRic1.hap2, whole genome shotgun sequence genome:
- the PI16 gene encoding peptidase inhibitor 16 isoform X1, translating into MHNFRSLLALLLLPLLLLGAAMGPAGALSDDEKHVMVELHNLYRAQVSPPAANMLQMRWDEELAAFAKAYAQQCVWGHNKERGRRGENLFAITDEGLDVPLAMEEWHHEREHYNLSAATCATGQMCGHYTQVVWAKTERIGCGAHFCEKLQGVEETNIHLLVCNYEPPGNVKGQRPYQEGTPCSQCPLGYHCENSLCEPIRGPEEAQDLPYLVTEAPSSLATEASGSRKEGITSSLATETPSFLVTEVSGSLATNALPAVETKAPSSLVTEDSPSMATEAPLSLATEVPSFLATHSLLYLDERPATLPKSTHDPTPKSADKEASSTRMPSRSPESSLQPKMSLTGTWEPLPNSQEEGEAEAESPHSSEILASVFPAQDKPGEPQATLEHKGHTSSKSLSNSPSASATANAMGGRTLALQSSLPGAEGPEKHGIKSGLNSRPGHVWGLLLGLLLLPPLVLAGIF; encoded by the exons ATGCACAACTTCCGCAGCCTCCTGGCCCttctgctgctgccgctgctacTGCTGGGGGCTGCCATGGGCCCCGCCGGAGCCCTCAGTGATGATGAAAAGCACGTGATGGTGGAGCTGCACAATCTCTACCGAGCTCAGGTGTCCCCGCCGGCCGCCAACATGCTGCAAATG AGGTGGGACGAGGAGCTGGCCGCCTTCGCCAAGGCCTACGCGCAGCAGTGCGTGTGGGGCCACAACAAGGAGCGCGGGCGGCGCGGCGAGAACCTGTTCGCCATCACGGACGAGGGCCTGGACGTGCCGCTGGCCATGGAGGAGTGGCACCACGAGCGCGAGCACTACAACCTCAGCGCCGCCACCTGCGCCACAGGCCAGATGTGCGGCCACTACACGCAG GTGGTCTGGGCCAAAACAGAGAGGATTGGCTGTGGTGCCCACTTCTGTGAGAAGCTCCAGGGCGTTGAGGAGACCAATATCCACTTGCTGGTTTGCAACTATGAGCCCCC GGGGAACGTGAAGGGGCAGAGGCCCTACCAGGAGggaactccatgctcccaatgtcCCTTGGGCTACCACTGCGAAAACTCCCTGTGTG AACCCATCAGAGGCCCAGAAGAGGCTCAGGATTTGCCTTACCTAGTAACTGAGGCCCCATCTTCCCTGGCAACAGAAGCCTCAGGCTCTAGGAAAGAGGGTATCACTTCTTCCTTAGCAACGGAAACTCCATCCTTCTTGGTAACAGAGgtctcaggctccctggcaacaaATGCTCTACCTGCTGTAGAAACCAAGGCCCCATCTTCCTTAGTAACGGAAGACTCCCCTTCCATGGCAACAGAGGCTCCACTTTCCTTAGCAACTGAGGTCCCTTCCTTTTTGGCAACTCACAGCCTACTCTACTTGGATGAGAGACCAGCTACCCTCCCCAAATCAACCCATGATCCTACCCCCAAATCAGCAGACAAAGAGGCCAGCAGtacaagaatgccctccaggagCCCAGAGAGTTCTCTGCAGCCCAAGATGTCCTTGACGGGGACATGGGAGCCGCTACCCAACTCCCAGGAGGAGGGCGAGGCTGAGGCCGAGTCGCCTCATTCCAGTGAGAtcttggcctcagtttttccaGCGCAGGACAAGCCAGGTGAGCCGCAGGCCACACTGGAGCACAAGGGGCACACCTCCTCCAAGTCCCTGTCCAACTCCCCCAGTGCCTCTGCCACCGCTAATGCCATGGGTGGGCGTACCCTGGCCCTGCAGTCTTCCTTGCCAG GTGCAGAGGGCCCTGAAAAGCATGGCATCAAGTCAGGGTTGAACTCGAGACCTGGGCACGTCTGGGGCCTCCTCCTGGGACTGCTGCTACTGCCTCCCCTGGTGCTGGCTGGAATCTTCTGA
- the PI16 gene encoding peptidase inhibitor 16 isoform X2, translating to MHNFRSLLALLLLPLLLLGAAMGPAGALSDDEKHVMVELHNLYRAQVSPPAANMLQMRWDEELAAFAKAYAQQCVWGHNKERGRRGENLFAITDEGLDVPLAMEEWHHEREHYNLSAATCATGQMCGHYTQVVWAKTERIGCGAHFCEKLQGVEETNIHLLVCNYEPPGNVKGQRPYQEGTPCSQCPLGYHCENSLCEPIRGPEEAQDLPYLVTEAPSSLATEASGSRKEGITSSLATETPSFLVTEVSGSLATNALPAVETKAPSSLVTEDSPSMATEAPLSLATEVPSFLATHSLLYLDERPATLPKSTHDPTPKSADKEASSTRMPSRSPESSLQPKMSLTGTWEPLPNSQEEGEAEAESPHSSEILASVFPAQDKPGAEGPEKHGIKSGLNSRPGHVWGLLLGLLLLPPLVLAGIF from the exons ATGCACAACTTCCGCAGCCTCCTGGCCCttctgctgctgccgctgctacTGCTGGGGGCTGCCATGGGCCCCGCCGGAGCCCTCAGTGATGATGAAAAGCACGTGATGGTGGAGCTGCACAATCTCTACCGAGCTCAGGTGTCCCCGCCGGCCGCCAACATGCTGCAAATG AGGTGGGACGAGGAGCTGGCCGCCTTCGCCAAGGCCTACGCGCAGCAGTGCGTGTGGGGCCACAACAAGGAGCGCGGGCGGCGCGGCGAGAACCTGTTCGCCATCACGGACGAGGGCCTGGACGTGCCGCTGGCCATGGAGGAGTGGCACCACGAGCGCGAGCACTACAACCTCAGCGCCGCCACCTGCGCCACAGGCCAGATGTGCGGCCACTACACGCAG GTGGTCTGGGCCAAAACAGAGAGGATTGGCTGTGGTGCCCACTTCTGTGAGAAGCTCCAGGGCGTTGAGGAGACCAATATCCACTTGCTGGTTTGCAACTATGAGCCCCC GGGGAACGTGAAGGGGCAGAGGCCCTACCAGGAGggaactccatgctcccaatgtcCCTTGGGCTACCACTGCGAAAACTCCCTGTGTG AACCCATCAGAGGCCCAGAAGAGGCTCAGGATTTGCCTTACCTAGTAACTGAGGCCCCATCTTCCCTGGCAACAGAAGCCTCAGGCTCTAGGAAAGAGGGTATCACTTCTTCCTTAGCAACGGAAACTCCATCCTTCTTGGTAACAGAGgtctcaggctccctggcaacaaATGCTCTACCTGCTGTAGAAACCAAGGCCCCATCTTCCTTAGTAACGGAAGACTCCCCTTCCATGGCAACAGAGGCTCCACTTTCCTTAGCAACTGAGGTCCCTTCCTTTTTGGCAACTCACAGCCTACTCTACTTGGATGAGAGACCAGCTACCCTCCCCAAATCAACCCATGATCCTACCCCCAAATCAGCAGACAAAGAGGCCAGCAGtacaagaatgccctccaggagCCCAGAGAGTTCTCTGCAGCCCAAGATGTCCTTGACGGGGACATGGGAGCCGCTACCCAACTCCCAGGAGGAGGGCGAGGCTGAGGCCGAGTCGCCTCATTCCAGTGAGAtcttggcctcagtttttccaGCGCAGGACAAGCCAG GTGCAGAGGGCCCTGAAAAGCATGGCATCAAGTCAGGGTTGAACTCGAGACCTGGGCACGTCTGGGGCCTCCTCCTGGGACTGCTGCTACTGCCTCCCCTGGTGCTGGCTGGAATCTTCTGA